The following proteins come from a genomic window of Natrinema saccharevitans:
- a CDS encoding zinc-dependent alcohol dehydrogenase family protein, with protein MRAAVLEEHGEPLSIEDVDAPEPAPDGAVVELEACGVCRSDWHGWQGDWGWLGLETQPGQILGHEPAGHVAAVGDDVETVAEGDHVAVPFNLGDGTCPRCQRGHSNICENVMPLGFIEQAQGAFAEQVHVPVADHNLVTLPDGVSSVDMAGLGCRFMTSFHALAHRADVDAGDWVSVHGCGGVGLSAVHIADALGANVVAVDLKDEKLEKAKSLGAVETINAEDTEDVPGEVQSITNGGAHVSMDALGIATTSQNSVSSLDARGQHIQVGLTTQDEQGMISLPSDAMVMQEIEFIGSLGMPPTRYDEIFRMVSTGKLEPEKVVSETIGLEDVSDKLESMTDFETVGIPVIDTF; from the coding sequence ATGCGTGCAGCAGTCCTCGAAGAACACGGCGAACCGCTGTCGATCGAAGACGTCGACGCGCCCGAGCCGGCCCCGGACGGGGCCGTCGTCGAACTCGAAGCGTGCGGCGTCTGCCGGAGCGACTGGCACGGCTGGCAGGGCGATTGGGGGTGGCTCGGCCTCGAGACCCAGCCCGGCCAGATCCTCGGCCACGAGCCGGCCGGCCACGTCGCCGCCGTCGGTGATGACGTCGAGACCGTCGCGGAGGGCGACCACGTCGCCGTCCCGTTCAACCTCGGCGATGGGACCTGTCCGCGGTGTCAGCGCGGTCACTCCAATATCTGCGAGAACGTGATGCCGCTCGGGTTCATCGAGCAAGCGCAGGGCGCGTTCGCCGAACAGGTCCACGTCCCCGTCGCCGACCACAACCTCGTGACGCTCCCCGACGGCGTGTCGTCCGTCGATATGGCCGGCCTCGGCTGTCGGTTCATGACCTCGTTCCACGCGCTTGCCCACCGCGCGGACGTCGACGCGGGCGACTGGGTCTCGGTCCACGGCTGCGGCGGCGTCGGCCTCTCGGCGGTCCACATCGCCGACGCGCTGGGCGCGAACGTCGTCGCGGTCGACCTCAAAGACGAGAAACTCGAGAAGGCGAAATCCCTCGGCGCGGTCGAGACGATCAACGCGGAGGACACCGAGGACGTCCCCGGCGAAGTCCAGTCGATTACGAACGGCGGCGCTCACGTCTCGATGGACGCGCTCGGCATCGCGACGACCAGCCAGAACTCCGTCTCGAGTCTCGACGCCCGCGGGCAGCACATTCAGGTCGGGCTGACGACCCAGGATGAGCAGGGGATGATCTCACTGCCGTCCGACGCGATGGTCATGCAAGAGATCGAGTTCATCGGCTCGCTGGGGATGCCACCGACCCGCTACGACGAGATCTTCCGGATGGTCTCGACCGGCAAGCTCGAGCCCGAGAAAGTCGTCTCCGAGACGATCGGCCTCGAGGACGTCAGCGACAAGCTCGAGTCGATGACGGACTTCGAAACCGTCGGGATTCCAGTGATCGACACCTTCTAA
- a CDS encoding DUF5789 family protein: MLRNGTGDVIDDHEYPATTEELIEEYGDRTLELPNGTETVGDVLARLESETFENSEDARFAVYSAVSDKAVGRVGYSDRDPTPVGSPYAPDAVSF; the protein is encoded by the coding sequence ATGCTGCGCAATGGCACCGGCGACGTCATCGACGACCACGAGTACCCCGCCACGACCGAGGAACTGATCGAGGAGTACGGGGACCGCACCCTCGAACTCCCCAACGGGACCGAGACGGTCGGCGATGTACTCGCCCGCCTCGAGTCCGAAACCTTCGAAAACTCTGAGGACGCGCGCTTTGCCGTCTACTCCGCCGTCAGCGACAAGGCCGTCGGCCGCGTCGGGTACAGCGACCGCGATCCGACGCCGGTCGGCAGCCCGTACGCGCCCGACGCCGTTTCCTTCTGA
- a CDS encoding PHP domain-containing protein — MPYADLHVHTTRSDGSLGLEAVPEAARRGGVEVVAVTDHDRVQPFDGPVVERDGVTLVHGIELRVETPGGQRLDLLGYGLEPSGDLEAILETIQENRIERGRAIVDCVESRLGLELDVTVDGGFGRPHIARAIEAHPEAAYDYQDAFDHLIGSDCPCYVPRDVPSFERGRAALAESCRLVSLAHPLRYRDPESALALAADLDAVELRYPYGRDVDRDPVERAIDRHDLLATGGSDAHDGRLGVAGLSRRAFERLELPAD, encoded by the coding sequence ATGCCCTACGCGGACTTACACGTTCACACGACGCGGTCGGACGGGAGCCTCGGCCTCGAGGCGGTGCCCGAGGCCGCGCGCCGCGGCGGCGTCGAGGTGGTCGCGGTGACCGACCACGACCGGGTCCAGCCGTTCGACGGCCCGGTCGTCGAACGCGACGGCGTGACGCTCGTTCACGGGATCGAGCTTCGCGTCGAGACCCCGGGCGGCCAGCGGCTCGACCTGCTGGGGTACGGCCTCGAGCCGAGCGGCGACCTCGAGGCCATTCTCGAGACGATTCAGGAGAACCGCATCGAGCGCGGCCGGGCGATCGTCGACTGCGTGGAGTCCCGGCTGGGGCTCGAGCTGGACGTGACGGTCGACGGCGGGTTCGGGCGGCCCCACATCGCGCGGGCGATCGAGGCCCATCCCGAGGCCGCGTACGACTATCAGGACGCGTTCGATCACCTCATCGGCTCGGATTGTCCGTGTTACGTGCCCCGAGACGTGCCCTCGTTCGAGCGCGGGCGGGCGGCGCTGGCCGAGTCGTGTCGTCTCGTCTCGCTCGCCCATCCGTTGCGGTATCGCGACCCCGAAAGCGCGCTCGCGCTGGCGGCCGATCTCGACGCCGTCGAGTTGCGGTATCCGTACGGCCGCGACGTCGATCGCGACCCCGTCGAACGGGCGATCGACCGCCACGACCTGTTGGCCACCGGCGGCAGCGACGCCCACGACGGGCGACTCGGCGTCGCGGGCCTCTCGCGACGGGCGTTCGAGCGACTCGAGCTACCAGCCGACTGA
- a CDS encoding DUF6757 family protein, which yields MNCHYCDREAAFAAESDGLKVGLCEEHFRERLQELAEADGLESLKEKVDVDRAE from the coding sequence ATGAACTGCCACTACTGCGACCGGGAGGCCGCCTTCGCAGCCGAGTCCGACGGACTCAAAGTCGGCCTCTGCGAGGAGCACTTCCGCGAGCGCCTCCAGGAACTCGCCGAAGCCGACGGGCTCGAGAGCCTCAAGGAGAAGGTCGACGTCGATCGCGCCGAGTAA
- a CDS encoding 4Fe-4S dicluster domain-containing protein produces the protein MAIDPQFNENREQVDEHEGHAVWGPVEEPEELGIHGTHVAVDFDICLADGACVEDCPVDVFEWVDTPGHPESEEKADPANEAQCIDCMLCVDVCPVDAIDVDAGRTA, from the coding sequence ATGGCCATAGATCCGCAGTTCAACGAAAACCGCGAACAGGTCGACGAACACGAGGGCCACGCGGTCTGGGGCCCTGTCGAGGAACCGGAGGAACTCGGCATCCACGGCACCCACGTGGCGGTCGATTTCGACATCTGTCTGGCGGACGGCGCCTGCGTCGAGGACTGTCCGGTCGACGTCTTCGAGTGGGTCGATACGCCGGGACATCCGGAAAGCGAGGAGAAAGCCGATCCGGCCAACGAGGCCCAGTGTATCGATTGCATGCTCTGTGTCGACGTCTGTCCGGTCGACGCCATCGACGTCGACGCCGGACGAACGGCCTGA
- a CDS encoding succinic semialdehyde dehydrogenase yields MALETKSHENILAATSVSASRLAALADRVDADGSETIAVRAPATDTAIGEVPDCADADVERAVERARSAQSSWAETSIDERREIIERFGDLVRTHRAELLDILQLETGKSRRHAVEEVVDVALTCSYYADRGDAAVREERRRGAIPPATTARVTYEPVGVVGAISPWNYPLTLSLTDVIPAFIAGNSVVLKPDEKTPYTALALADLLERAGLPAGCFEIVTGRGATVGPALIDRVDYVSFTGSTETGRLVAERAGRNLIGCSLELGGKNPLIVLDDADIETAARGAVQACFTNAGQLCLAAERIYVADSVYDEFVEAFVAATRELTLGTGFDFADDVGSLIDGDQLARVERHVEDARKRGATVRTGGERRPDAGPFCYEPTILTDLEPEATAACEETFGPVVSVESVPDVATAIRRANDSEYGLNASVWTGDRERGVAVAREIDCGTVCVNDAYVSGWAAVDAPMGGFGDSGLGRRHGPEGIERYLESRTIATSRAGPLDVPPGVPTAWYARGMFALARLQRRLPTVAGIKRRLRDAGF; encoded by the coding sequence ATGGCACTCGAGACCAAATCCCACGAGAACATCCTCGCGGCGACGAGCGTCTCCGCGAGCCGACTCGCGGCGCTGGCCGATCGGGTCGACGCCGACGGCAGCGAGACGATCGCGGTGCGAGCGCCGGCGACGGACACCGCGATCGGTGAGGTTCCGGACTGTGCCGACGCCGACGTCGAGCGGGCCGTCGAGCGGGCGCGCTCGGCCCAGTCGTCGTGGGCCGAGACGTCGATCGACGAGCGCCGCGAGATCATCGAGCGGTTCGGCGACCTCGTGCGGACCCACCGGGCGGAACTGCTCGATATCCTGCAACTCGAGACCGGCAAATCCCGCCGCCACGCCGTCGAGGAAGTCGTCGACGTGGCGCTGACGTGTTCGTACTACGCCGACCGCGGGGACGCGGCGGTCCGCGAAGAGCGGCGACGCGGTGCGATCCCGCCGGCGACGACCGCCCGGGTGACCTACGAGCCCGTCGGCGTCGTCGGCGCGATCTCGCCGTGGAACTACCCGCTTACCCTCTCGCTGACCGACGTCATCCCCGCGTTCATCGCGGGCAATAGCGTCGTCCTCAAACCCGACGAGAAGACGCCCTACACCGCATTGGCGCTGGCGGACCTGCTCGAGCGAGCCGGGCTTCCGGCGGGCTGTTTCGAGATCGTCACCGGCCGCGGCGCGACCGTCGGCCCGGCGCTGATCGACCGCGTCGACTACGTCTCCTTCACCGGCAGCACCGAAACGGGCCGGCTCGTCGCCGAACGGGCGGGCCGCAATCTGATCGGCTGCTCGCTCGAACTCGGCGGGAAGAATCCCCTGATAGTCCTCGACGACGCCGATATCGAGACGGCCGCCCGCGGCGCGGTCCAGGCCTGTTTCACGAACGCCGGCCAGCTGTGTCTCGCCGCCGAGCGCATCTACGTCGCCGACTCGGTCTACGACGAGTTCGTCGAGGCCTTCGTCGCGGCGACGCGGGAACTGACCCTCGGAACCGGGTTCGACTTCGCGGACGACGTGGGCTCGCTGATCGACGGCGACCAGTTAGCGCGCGTCGAACGTCACGTCGAGGACGCACGCAAGCGAGGGGCGACGGTACGTACCGGCGGCGAGCGCCGGCCCGACGCGGGGCCGTTCTGCTACGAGCCGACGATCCTGACCGACCTCGAGCCCGAGGCGACGGCCGCCTGCGAGGAGACGTTCGGCCCGGTCGTGTCGGTCGAATCGGTCCCGGACGTCGCGACCGCCATTCGGCGGGCCAACGACTCCGAGTACGGCCTGAACGCGAGCGTCTGGACCGGCGACCGCGAGCGCGGCGTCGCCGTCGCCCGCGAGATCGACTGTGGCACCGTCTGCGTCAACGACGCTTACGTCTCCGGCTGGGCGGCCGTCGACGCGCCGATGGGCGGCTTCGGCGACTCCGGACTCGGCCGTCGCCACGGCCCCGAGGGGATCGAGCGCTACCTCGAGTCCCGGACGATCGCCACCTCCCGAGCCGGGCCGCTCGACGTCCCGCCGGGGGTGCCGACCGCGTGGTACGCTCGCGGGATGTTCGCGCTGGCGCGCCTGCAACGGCGGCTCCCGACGGTCGCGGGCATCAAGCGACGACTCCGGGACGCGGGCTTCTGA
- the hemB gene encoding porphobilinogen synthase: protein MDLTHRPRRLRQDRVRGLVSETSLEPSDLIAPVFVDATTDERRPIESMPGHERVPIAESVARVEEVLETGVEAVMLFGIPESKDPEGTRAWAEDGVVQEALGRITSETDAYVITDACLCEYTDHGHCGPLEEELRSEDAVEAGPACEPTMTVDNDATLAALEKIAVSHARAGADMVAPSGMMDGMVGAIRSALDREGFANVPIMSYAAKYESAFYGPFRDAADGAPAFGNRRHYQMDPANAREAMREVRLDAEQGADVMMVKPALPYLDIVSAVRREFDHPVAAYNVSGEYAMLHAAAEKGWLDLEAVATESLLSIKRAGADLILTYFAEDVAKRL from the coding sequence ATGGACCTCACCCATCGCCCCCGGCGACTCCGACAGGACCGGGTTCGCGGGCTCGTCAGCGAGACGAGCCTCGAGCCCTCGGACCTGATCGCCCCGGTGTTCGTCGACGCGACGACCGACGAGCGCCGGCCGATCGAGTCGATGCCCGGCCACGAGCGGGTCCCGATCGCGGAGTCGGTCGCCCGCGTCGAGGAAGTCCTCGAGACGGGCGTCGAGGCCGTCATGCTGTTCGGGATCCCGGAATCGAAAGACCCCGAGGGGACCCGCGCCTGGGCCGAGGACGGCGTCGTCCAGGAGGCATTGGGCCGGATCACGAGCGAGACCGACGCCTACGTCATCACGGACGCCTGTCTCTGCGAGTACACCGACCACGGCCACTGCGGGCCGCTCGAGGAAGAATTGCGCAGCGAGGACGCCGTCGAGGCGGGGCCGGCCTGCGAGCCGACGATGACCGTCGACAACGACGCGACGCTCGCAGCCCTGGAGAAGATCGCCGTCTCTCACGCCCGTGCGGGCGCGGACATGGTCGCCCCCAGCGGAATGATGGACGGGATGGTCGGGGCAATCCGGTCGGCGCTCGACCGCGAGGGGTTCGCAAACGTCCCGATCATGAGCTACGCGGCCAAGTACGAGAGCGCCTTCTACGGGCCGTTCCGGGACGCCGCCGACGGCGCGCCCGCCTTCGGGAACCGCCGGCACTACCAGATGGATCCGGCCAACGCCCGCGAAGCGATGCGGGAGGTCCGACTGGACGCCGAGCAGGGCGCGGACGTGATGATGGTCAAACCCGCGCTGCCCTACCTCGATATCGTCAGTGCCGTCCGCCGGGAGTTCGACCACCCCGTCGCCGCCTACAACGTCTCCGGCGAGTACGCCATGCTGCACGCCGCCGCCGAGAAGGGCTGGCTCGACCTCGAGGCGGTCGCGACGGAGTCGCTGCTGTCGATCAAGCGGGCCGGCGCGGACCTGATTCTGACCTACTTCGCCGAGGACGTCGCGAAGCGGCTGTAG
- a CDS encoding ammonium transporter, with amino-acid sequence MEPTLLQSETEIEMLIDSINYVWILVATFLIFFMHAGFAMLEAGQVRSKNVANQLTKNLLTWSVGVTVFFLIGVGVEGVVAGDGFAPAFQGDAAGWLDWLYGAVFAMTAATIVSGAVAGRAKLRAYVSYTFLLAAVIYPVVTGLTWAGEHLAYSGVLFHDFAGGTIVHGMGGVAGLTAAWVLGPRMDRYNSDGSANVIPGHSLTFAVLGTLVLAFGWYGFNVGTSAIIGEGAFLGDQLGRVALTTTIAMACGAMGAGLVAWLKTGKVDTLYVANGLLAGLAAITAIPDTTAWWGAFVVGGLAGAQLPVVFEFVEQYLKIDDVCAVFPVHGSAGILGTVLFPFVAAPGVVDSIANAFVAQVLGVAVISAWTVAATAVIWYAFKAAGQARVSPEHERDGLDVSEHGVDTYPEFGQPDVATDGGEPSGAGRSSSELRTDGGDEIIRADGGEPNDGEIKMVTAIVRPDRLGAIKQSLAEAGAPSLTVTNVSGRGSQPAKKGQWRGEEYTVDLHQKVKIECVVADIPAGEVVDAIREGAETGEPGDGKIFVMPVEGATQIRTGKTGRDAV; translated from the coding sequence ATGGAACCGACGCTCCTGCAGAGCGAGACCGAGATCGAGATGTTGATCGACTCGATCAACTACGTGTGGATCCTGGTCGCCACGTTCCTGATCTTCTTCATGCACGCCGGTTTCGCCATGCTCGAGGCGGGGCAGGTGCGCTCGAAGAACGTCGCGAACCAGCTGACGAAGAACCTGCTGACCTGGTCGGTCGGCGTGACGGTGTTTTTCCTCATCGGCGTGGGCGTCGAGGGCGTCGTCGCCGGTGACGGCTTCGCGCCCGCCTTCCAAGGCGATGCTGCGGGCTGGCTCGACTGGCTGTACGGTGCGGTCTTCGCGATGACCGCGGCGACGATCGTTTCGGGAGCCGTCGCCGGTCGTGCGAAACTCCGCGCGTACGTCAGCTACACGTTCCTACTGGCGGCGGTCATCTACCCGGTCGTCACCGGTCTCACGTGGGCCGGCGAACACCTCGCGTACAGCGGCGTCCTGTTCCACGACTTCGCGGGCGGGACGATCGTCCACGGGATGGGCGGTGTCGCTGGCCTCACCGCTGCGTGGGTGCTGGGGCCGCGCATGGATCGATACAACAGCGACGGGAGCGCAAACGTCATTCCCGGGCACTCGCTGACCTTCGCCGTACTCGGGACGCTGGTCCTCGCCTTCGGCTGGTACGGATTCAACGTCGGTACGTCGGCGATCATCGGCGAGGGCGCGTTCCTCGGTGATCAACTCGGTCGCGTCGCGCTGACGACGACGATCGCGATGGCCTGCGGTGCGATGGGGGCCGGCCTCGTCGCGTGGCTCAAGACCGGCAAAGTCGACACGCTGTACGTCGCCAACGGTCTCCTGGCCGGCCTGGCCGCGATCACCGCGATTCCCGACACCACCGCGTGGTGGGGCGCGTTCGTCGTCGGCGGCCTCGCCGGCGCACAGCTCCCGGTCGTCTTCGAGTTCGTCGAGCAGTACCTGAAGATCGACGACGTCTGTGCGGTGTTCCCCGTCCACGGCTCCGCCGGGATCCTCGGGACGGTGCTGTTCCCCTTCGTCGCCGCCCCGGGCGTCGTCGATAGCATCGCGAACGCCTTCGTCGCACAGGTCCTCGGGGTCGCCGTCATCAGCGCCTGGACGGTCGCCGCGACCGCAGTCATCTGGTACGCGTTCAAGGCCGCCGGTCAGGCTCGCGTCTCGCCGGAACACGAACGCGACGGGCTCGACGTCTCCGAACACGGCGTCGACACCTACCCCGAATTCGGCCAGCCCGACGTCGCCACCGACGGCGGTGAGCCGAGCGGAGCGGGGCGATCCTCGTCGGAACTCCGTACCGACGGCGGCGACGAGATCATCCGCGCCGACGGGGGCGAACCCAACGACGGCGAGATCAAGATGGTCACCGCGATCGTCCGTCCCGACCGTCTCGGAGCGATCAAGCAGTCGCTGGCCGAAGCCGGCGCACCGTCGCTGACGGTCACCAACGTCTCCGGACGGGGCTCCCAGCCCGCCAAGAAAGGGCAGTGGCGCGGCGAGGAGTACACGGTCGACCTCCACCAGAAGGTCAAGATCGAGTGCGTCGTCGCCGACATCCCCGCCGGGGAGGTCGTCGACGCCATCCGCGAGGGCGCGGAAACCGGCGAACCCGGCGACGGCAAGATCTTCGTCATGCCCGTCGAGGGCGCGACCCAGATCCGGACCGGTAAGACCGGGCGAGACGCCGTCTGA
- a CDS encoding PH domain-containing protein: MSQQRDGSDVAYDETEAVGRDPDRSDRVESTSALSPLEGEEVLVDAQPTWWNWIAHAVVGGLAGLVGVVGLAVGSTAAALLGVVTALVIGGYIWYRRNRVRYLVTDRRIVVIAGFTARKITETWMEDIRGLQTSATAFSRDRGFGTIAVSHAVIPQGFTQGFSRTTALTLSGVPNYDDVANTIRQRQSERKAGDY; encoded by the coding sequence ATGAGTCAGCAACGCGACGGGTCGGACGTAGCGTACGACGAAACCGAAGCGGTCGGTCGCGATCCGGACCGCTCGGATCGGGTCGAATCGACCAGCGCGCTCTCGCCCCTCGAGGGCGAGGAGGTCCTCGTCGACGCGCAGCCGACGTGGTGGAACTGGATCGCCCACGCCGTCGTCGGCGGACTGGCCGGCCTGGTCGGGGTAGTCGGCCTCGCAGTTGGGAGTACGGCAGCGGCGTTGCTCGGGGTCGTCACGGCGCTCGTGATCGGGGGCTACATCTGGTACCGACGGAATCGAGTCCGCTATCTCGTCACTGATCGTCGGATCGTCGTAATCGCGGGCTTTACCGCCAGGAAAATCACCGAGACGTGGATGGAAGACATCCGCGGGCTACAGACGAGTGCGACCGCCTTCAGTCGCGACCGGGGATTCGGCACGATCGCCGTCTCGCACGCGGTGATCCCGCAGGGGTTCACGCAGGGATTCAGCCGAACGACCGCGCTGACGCTCTCGGGCGTGCCGAACTACGACGACGTGGCGAACACGATCCGACAGCGCCAGTCCGAGCGGAAGGCCGGCGACTACTGA
- the hemL gene encoding glutamate-1-semialdehyde 2,1-aminomutase produces MSDDNSRDLYDRALSVLPGGVNSAVRAAIEPYPFFVRKGEGGHVIDADGNRYIDWVMGLGPLLLGHDLPDPVQASVQQKASEGPMYGTPTEIEVDLAEFVVRHVPSVEKIRFVNSGTEATTSAVRLARGYTGRNKIVVMQGGYHGAQESTLVEGDAENPRPSSAGIPQSFAEHTLPVPFNDEDAVREVFEEHGDDIAAVLTEPILGNYGIVYPEDGYHEFLREITDDHGSLLIFDEVITGFRVGGLGCAQSEFGVTPDLTTFGKIIGGGFPVGAIGGRAEIVENFTPSGDVFQAGTFSGHPVTMAAGLETLQFAAANDVYDHVNGLGDELRSGLTDILADQAPSYTVTGTDSMFKVIFTREGPGPNSLEEQCSAGCRQDPTCPRYDYCPKHAADVKNAETERWRRVFWGQMKDEGVFLSQNQFECQFVSYGHTEDDVERTLEAYKEAL; encoded by the coding sequence ATGAGCGACGACAACTCGCGTGACCTGTACGACCGGGCGCTGTCGGTGCTGCCCGGCGGCGTCAACTCCGCAGTTCGCGCGGCGATCGAACCGTACCCGTTTTTCGTCCGGAAAGGCGAGGGCGGCCACGTCATCGACGCCGACGGCAACCGCTACATCGACTGGGTGATGGGACTGGGCCCGCTGCTTTTGGGCCACGACCTTCCCGACCCCGTCCAGGCGAGCGTCCAGCAGAAGGCCAGCGAGGGGCCGATGTACGGCACCCCGACCGAGATCGAGGTCGACCTCGCGGAGTTCGTCGTCCGCCACGTGCCAAGCGTCGAGAAGATCCGGTTCGTCAATTCGGGAACCGAGGCGACTACGTCCGCGGTGCGGCTCGCGCGGGGCTACACCGGCCGGAACAAGATCGTCGTCATGCAGGGCGGCTACCACGGCGCACAGGAGTCGACGCTGGTCGAGGGCGACGCCGAGAACCCCCGGCCCTCCTCGGCCGGGATCCCGCAGTCCTTTGCCGAACACACCCTCCCGGTGCCGTTCAACGACGAGGACGCGGTGCGAGAAGTCTTCGAGGAACACGGTGACGACATCGCGGCGGTCCTCACCGAACCCATCCTCGGAAACTACGGCATCGTCTACCCCGAAGACGGGTACCACGAGTTCCTCCGAGAGATCACCGACGACCACGGCTCCTTGCTGATCTTCGACGAAGTGATCACCGGCTTCCGCGTCGGCGGTCTGGGCTGTGCCCAAAGCGAGTTCGGCGTCACGCCCGACCTGACCACGTTCGGCAAGATCATCGGCGGCGGCTTCCCCGTCGGTGCCATCGGCGGCCGCGCCGAAATCGTCGAGAACTTCACGCCCTCCGGCGACGTCTTCCAGGCCGGGACCTTCTCGGGCCACCCCGTCACGATGGCCGCCGGCCTCGAGACCCTGCAATTTGCCGCGGCAAACGACGTCTACGACCACGTCAACGGCCTCGGCGACGAACTTCGCAGCGGCCTGACGGACATCCTCGCCGACCAGGCACCGAGCTACACCGTCACCGGCACCGACAGCATGTTCAAGGTGATATTCACCCGCGAAGGACCCGGTCCGAACTCGCTCGAGGAGCAGTGTTCGGCCGGCTGCCGACAGGATCCGACCTGTCCGCGCTACGACTACTGTCCGAAACACGCCGCCGACGTCAAAAACGCCGAGACCGAGCGCTGGCGGCGCGTCTTCTGGGGCCAAATGAAAGACGAGGGCGTGTTCCTCTCGCAGAACCAGTTCGAGTGTCAGTTCGTCAGCTACGGCCACACCGAAGACGACGTCGAGCGGACCCTCGAGGCGTACAAGGAAGCGCTGTAG
- a CDS encoding group I truncated hemoglobin yields MTDSLYERLGGDDAITAVVDEFYDRVMADKQVAEYFDDVDMQKQRAHQAQFISSVTGGPVEYTGEEMAAAHADMDITPSDFGAIATHLDDALAEFDVDEDDREAVLDEIANYRDAIVTAAD; encoded by the coding sequence ATGACAGACTCGCTCTACGAGCGACTCGGTGGTGACGACGCGATCACGGCCGTCGTCGACGAATTCTACGACCGCGTCATGGCGGACAAACAGGTCGCGGAGTACTTCGACGACGTCGACATGCAGAAACAGCGCGCCCATCAGGCCCAGTTCATCAGTTCGGTCACCGGCGGCCCCGTCGAGTACACCGGCGAGGAGATGGCGGCCGCTCACGCGGACATGGACATCACGCCGTCGGACTTCGGGGCGATCGCGACCCACTTAGACGACGCGCTCGCCGAGTTCGACGTCGACGAGGACGATCGCGAGGCCGTCCTCGACGAGATCGCGAACTATCGGGACGCGATCGTCACGGCCGCTGACTGA